A portion of the Actomonas aquatica genome contains these proteins:
- a CDS encoding LutC/YkgG family protein — MSSARDQILKRVNDALAPLPERAPLPDWDRELVHVRETAIPPSTDLWALFSERLKSVNGEPVDDLATLVNLLRENGWLHGYCDPALWPELQSAFDESFTVETDFDRTRVDDYAFGITAVAGAIAETGTLILGDNTTSSRLGALTPWAHIAVVRDAQIHPDILAAINALPEDPNLIFVTGPSKTADVEGILIEGVHGPGRQLALRR; from the coding sequence ATGAGCTCTGCCCGCGACCAGATTCTCAAACGCGTCAATGACGCGCTCGCTCCGCTGCCTGAACGTGCTCCGCTGCCCGACTGGGACCGCGAACTCGTGCACGTGCGCGAGACCGCCATCCCGCCCTCCACGGATCTTTGGGCGCTATTTTCCGAACGGCTCAAATCCGTCAACGGCGAGCCGGTGGACGACCTCGCCACCCTCGTGAACCTGCTGCGCGAAAACGGCTGGCTGCACGGTTACTGCGACCCGGCCTTGTGGCCCGAACTGCAATCCGCCTTCGACGAAAGCTTCACCGTGGAAACCGACTTCGATCGCACGCGCGTCGACGACTACGCTTTTGGCATCACGGCCGTCGCCGGTGCCATCGCCGAAACCGGCACGCTCATCCTCGGGGACAACACGACCTCATCGCGTCTGGGCGCCCTCACGCCGTGGGCCCATATCGCGGTCGTGCGCGACGCCCAGATCCACCCCGACATCCTCGCCGCTATCAACGCCCTGCCCGAAGACCCGAACCTCATCTTTGTGACCGGCCCGTCCAAGACCGCCGACGTCGAAGGCATCCTCATCGAAGGCGTCCACGGCCCCGGCCGCCAACTGGCCCTACGTCGGTAA
- a CDS encoding L-rhamnose isomerase, with amino-acid sequence MPTSKQITAAYKLAQQRYADLGVDTEAAIAKALAVPISLHCWQADDVRGLETPKDGVAGGGIMATGGHPGRARNGDEMRADISMALALLPGAHRLNLHAFYAETGDKVVERDAIEPKHFSRWLDWAQSEDLGLDFNPTYFAHPLANSGYTLSSADDEIRNFWIQHGKASRKIAQHFAKKLKSPCVNNHWVADGAKDDPQDRFGPRQRLAAAYDEIFADKSISAKHCVDAVEGKLFGIGSEAYTVGSQEFYSNYALTRDKVLCLDLGHYHPTESVADKVSAHLEFHKKLLLHTSRPMRWDSDHVVTLDDAVRNLFLEIARGDAWDRIYVALDFFDASINRVAAYVTGTRATRQAILCGLLDIFPPMAKEQRAFQPHEPLAFMELTRALPWGAVWDELCRRANVPAGADWLDDVAAYESQVLLNRD; translated from the coding sequence ATGCCTACTTCCAAACAAATCACCGCCGCCTACAAACTCGCCCAGCAACGTTACGCCGACCTCGGCGTCGACACCGAGGCCGCCATCGCCAAGGCCCTCGCCGTGCCGATCTCCCTGCACTGCTGGCAGGCCGACGATGTGCGCGGCCTCGAGACGCCCAAGGACGGCGTCGCCGGCGGCGGTATCATGGCCACCGGCGGCCACCCCGGTCGCGCCCGCAATGGCGATGAGATGCGCGCCGACATCAGCATGGCGCTCGCCCTGCTACCCGGTGCCCATCGTCTCAACCTCCACGCCTTCTACGCCGAGACCGGCGACAAGGTTGTCGAGCGCGACGCCATCGAGCCGAAACACTTCTCCCGCTGGCTCGACTGGGCCCAGTCCGAAGACCTCGGTCTCGATTTCAACCCGACCTACTTCGCCCACCCGCTCGCCAACAGCGGCTACACCCTCTCCAGCGCCGACGACGAGATCCGCAACTTCTGGATCCAACACGGCAAAGCCAGCCGCAAGATCGCCCAACACTTCGCCAAGAAGCTCAAGTCCCCCTGCGTGAACAACCACTGGGTGGCCGACGGCGCCAAGGACGACCCGCAAGACCGTTTCGGCCCGCGCCAACGCCTCGCCGCCGCCTACGACGAGATCTTCGCCGACAAGTCCATCAGCGCGAAGCACTGCGTCGACGCTGTCGAAGGCAAACTCTTCGGCATCGGCAGCGAGGCCTACACCGTCGGCTCACAGGAGTTCTACTCCAACTATGCCCTCACCCGCGACAAGGTGCTCTGCCTCGACCTCGGTCACTACCACCCGACCGAATCCGTGGCCGACAAAGTCAGCGCTCACCTCGAGTTCCACAAGAAGCTGCTCCTGCACACCAGCCGCCCGATGCGTTGGGACAGCGATCACGTCGTCACCCTCGACGACGCCGTGCGCAACCTCTTCCTCGAGATCGCCCGCGGTGACGCCTGGGACCGCATCTACGTCGCGCTCGACTTCTTCGACGCCTCCATCAACCGCGTCGCCGCCTACGTCACCGGCACCCGCGCCACTCGCCAGGCCATCCTCTGCGGTCTGCTCGACATCTTCCCGCCCATGGCGAAGGAGCAGCGGGCCTTCCAGCCGCACGAGCCGCTTGCCTTCATGGAACTCACCCGCGCCCTCCCGTGGGGTGCCGTGTGGGACGAGCTCTGCCGCCGCGCCAACGTCCCTGCCGGCGCCGACTGGCTCGACGACGTCGCCGCCTACGAGTCCCAAGTCCTCCTCAACCGCGACTGA
- a CDS encoding class II aldolase/adducin family protein, whose protein sequence is MPMTWLHPRDELVATMQRIYRYRMTTTSGGNLSIRDENGDIWITPSRVDKGTLQPRDIVCIHADGTIDGLHPPSSEFPFHREIYRQRPDLRAIVHAHPGALVAFSICRQLPDTRIQSHAHSICGRIAMAPYACPGTDALADRIADTFADGADCVLLENHGVVIGGTDLADAFQRFETFEFTAQTIIKARQLGELQVLPPESLDADTTATWADLPETKPSLTEKELRAQITAFTQRAYQQRLLISTAGAVSARIDAENFVITPRRRDRLEVSPANLVRASRTACEAGRQPSRAALLHALIYERFAEVGAVINAQPAHASAFCMTAEKLGTHTIPESYVVLNDVPRLSFQRIVEDADAIVAALDPVKTPVVLIENEGAVVLGRTVLEAFDRLEVLEATSEALLLARPLGPIVEMPESAIDELRAAFNVP, encoded by the coding sequence ATGCCCATGACCTGGCTCCATCCCCGCGACGAACTCGTCGCCACCATGCAGCGGATCTACCGCTACCGCATGACCACCACCTCGGGTGGCAACTTGTCCATCCGCGACGAAAACGGCGACATCTGGATCACGCCGTCCCGCGTCGACAAAGGCACCCTGCAGCCGCGTGACATCGTTTGTATCCACGCCGATGGCACGATCGACGGGCTGCACCCGCCGTCCTCGGAGTTTCCCTTCCATCGCGAGATCTACCGCCAGCGCCCCGACCTGCGCGCCATCGTGCACGCCCACCCCGGTGCGCTCGTCGCCTTTTCCATCTGTCGCCAACTTCCGGATACGCGCATCCAGTCGCACGCCCACTCGATCTGCGGCCGCATCGCCATGGCACCCTACGCCTGCCCGGGCACCGACGCCCTCGCTGATCGCATCGCCGACACCTTTGCCGACGGCGCCGACTGCGTGTTGCTCGAAAACCACGGCGTCGTCATCGGCGGCACCGACCTGGCCGACGCCTTCCAACGCTTCGAGACCTTCGAGTTCACCGCCCAGACCATCATCAAAGCCCGCCAGCTCGGCGAGCTGCAGGTGCTGCCACCGGAATCGCTCGACGCCGACACCACTGCCACCTGGGCCGATCTCCCCGAGACCAAACCGTCGCTCACTGAAAAGGAACTGCGCGCGCAGATCACCGCCTTCACCCAACGCGCCTACCAGCAGCGCCTGCTCATCAGCACTGCCGGCGCCGTCTCCGCCCGCATCGATGCCGAAAATTTCGTCATCACCCCGCGCCGCCGCGACCGCCTCGAGGTCAGCCCGGCCAACCTCGTGCGCGCCTCCCGCACCGCGTGTGAGGCGGGTCGCCAGCCCAGTCGCGCCGCCCTGCTCCACGCCCTCATCTACGAACGCTTCGCCGAAGTTGGAGCCGTCATCAACGCCCAGCCTGCTCACGCCAGCGCCTTCTGTATGACGGCCGAAAAACTCGGCACGCACACCATTCCCGAAAGTTACGTCGTGCTCAACGACGTGCCCCGACTGTCCTTCCAACGCATCGTCGAGGACGCTGACGCCATCGTCGCCGCCCTCGATCCGGTGAAGACGCCCGTCGTGCTCATCGAAAACGAAGGTGCGGTCGTCCTCGGCCGCACCGTGCTCGAAGCCTTCGATCGCCTGGAGGTCCTCGAAGCCACCTCTGAAGCGCTGCTCCTCGCACGCCCGCTCGGTCCCATCGTCGAGATGCCCGAGAGCGCCATCGACGAACTGCGCGCCGCCTTTAACGTTCCCTAA
- a CDS encoding (Fe-S)-binding protein, with translation MISDRQLPAADRRVQLMATCLCDAFYDDVARATVEVLEHLGCIVEFPEAQTCCGQPAFNGGDWKASRKVVRHTVKTFTGDVPVIVPSGSCAAMVFHGAPLEFEKEDDAPAVDALARRTWELADFIVNGLGVKTWPGKFDAKIAFHRSCHSRGSGTSEAAISLLESIDGVTVAPFGEAEQCCGFGGTFSVSFPHISANMGTLKLDNVRAVEPDYLVSADMSCLMHMGGLAEKAGAPLKTRHFAQILRDALNPATAG, from the coding sequence GTGATCTCTGACCGCCAACTTCCCGCCGCCGATCGTCGCGTGCAACTCATGGCCACCTGCCTGTGCGACGCGTTTTATGACGACGTCGCCCGCGCCACTGTCGAGGTGCTCGAACACCTCGGCTGCATCGTTGAGTTTCCCGAAGCCCAGACCTGCTGCGGCCAACCCGCCTTCAACGGCGGCGACTGGAAAGCCTCGCGCAAAGTGGTCCGCCACACCGTCAAAACCTTCACCGGTGACGTGCCAGTCATCGTGCCCTCCGGCTCCTGCGCCGCCATGGTCTTCCACGGCGCGCCCTTGGAGTTTGAAAAGGAAGACGACGCTCCCGCGGTCGACGCCCTCGCCCGCCGCACTTGGGAGTTGGCCGACTTCATCGTCAACGGCCTCGGCGTCAAAACCTGGCCCGGCAAGTTCGACGCCAAGATCGCCTTCCACCGCTCCTGCCACAGCCGCGGCAGCGGCACCAGTGAGGCCGCGATCAGTCTGCTCGAATCCATCGACGGCGTGACGGTCGCGCCCTTCGGCGAAGCCGAGCAATGCTGCGGTTTCGGCGGCACCTTCTCGGTGAGCTTCCCGCACATCTCCGCCAACATGGGCACGCTCAAACTCGACAACGTCCGCGCCGTCGAGCCCGACTACCTCGTCTCCGCCGACATGAGTTGTCTCATGCACATGGGCGGCCTCGCCGAAAAAGCCGGCGCCCCCCTCAAGACCCGCCACTTCGCCCAAATCCTCCGCGACGCGCTCAACCCGGCTACCGCCGGTTGA
- a CDS encoding LutB/LldF family L-lactate oxidation iron-sulfur protein yields MANQPIDAYAASLPPDKRESVYQSTKGTHEKRTKLLWDHFLDPNELRQTAGRIKQHVIENLDTLLPAAEAKLQANGVQVHWAPTAEDACAAVHGIMDARGATKLVKSKTMVSEEIELTPYLEKRGMEALETDLGEFIIQIDHDHPSHIVRPIIHKNRREIATSFEREGLGDYNDEPEVITRRARDFLRQKYLQADVGLTGGNFISAESGRLVLVTNEGNSRFCLAAPKVHIALVGIEKLVPRDRDLGLLLNLLGRSATAQQLTVYTEFITGPKSPTQPDGPEEMHVIFVDNGRTEVLASQCREILRCIRCGACLNVCPIYRQASGHAYRSVYPGPVGAVLSPLLAGKQFPELADLPKASSLCGACNEVCPVDIPIPDLLLRLRDKGKTEGAPKASIGVPPMGGWALMASQPTAWKAALAGGKVINHIPTKLIPFPPLQSWTSSRTLPEWRGGSFRKWMKNRPSK; encoded by the coding sequence ATGGCCAATCAACCCATCGACGCCTACGCTGCCTCACTCCCGCCGGACAAGCGCGAGTCGGTTTACCAAAGCACCAAGGGCACGCACGAGAAACGCACCAAGCTGCTCTGGGATCACTTCCTCGATCCCAACGAGCTGCGGCAGACCGCCGGCCGCATCAAGCAGCACGTTATCGAAAATCTGGATACACTGCTGCCCGCCGCCGAAGCCAAACTCCAGGCCAACGGCGTGCAGGTCCACTGGGCTCCCACCGCCGAAGACGCCTGCGCCGCTGTGCACGGCATCATGGATGCCCGCGGCGCCACCAAACTGGTCAAATCCAAGACCATGGTGAGCGAGGAAATCGAACTCACGCCCTACCTCGAGAAACGCGGCATGGAGGCACTCGAGACCGACCTCGGTGAGTTCATCATCCAGATCGATCACGACCACCCGTCGCACATCGTCCGGCCCATCATCCACAAAAACCGCCGCGAGATCGCGACGAGTTTTGAGCGTGAAGGACTCGGCGACTACAACGACGAGCCCGAGGTCATCACCCGCCGCGCCCGCGATTTTCTGCGCCAGAAATACCTGCAGGCCGACGTCGGTCTCACCGGTGGCAACTTCATCTCCGCCGAGAGTGGCCGCCTCGTCCTCGTGACCAACGAGGGCAACTCCCGTTTCTGCCTCGCCGCGCCCAAGGTGCACATCGCACTCGTCGGCATCGAGAAGCTGGTGCCACGCGACCGCGACCTCGGCCTCCTGCTCAACCTGCTCGGCCGCAGCGCCACCGCGCAGCAACTCACCGTTTACACCGAGTTCATCACCGGCCCAAAATCGCCCACACAGCCCGACGGCCCCGAGGAGATGCACGTCATCTTTGTCGACAACGGCCGCACCGAAGTGCTCGCCAGCCAGTGCCGCGAGATCCTGCGCTGCATCCGTTGCGGCGCCTGCCTCAACGTCTGCCCGATCTATCGCCAAGCCAGCGGCCACGCCTACCGCAGCGTGTATCCGGGTCCCGTCGGCGCCGTGCTCTCCCCGCTGCTCGCCGGCAAACAATTCCCCGAGCTCGCCGACCTGCCCAAAGCCTCCTCGCTCTGCGGCGCCTGCAACGAAGTCTGCCCGGTCGACATCCCCATTCCCGATCTGCTCCTGCGCCTGCGCGACAAGGGCAAAACCGAAGGCGCGCCCAAAGCCTCCATCGGCGTTCCGCCCATGGGCGGCTGGGCCCTCATGGCTAGCCAACCCACCGCCTGGAAAGCCGCACTCGCCGGCGGCAAGGTCATCAACCACATCCCCACCAAACTCATTCCCTTCCCCCCGCTACAAAGCTGGACCTCCTCCCGCACCCTCCCCGAGTGGCGCGGCGGCTCCTTCCGCAAGTGGATGAAAAACCGCCCGTCCAAATAG
- a CDS encoding rhamnulokinase, giving the protein MSPLYCAAVDLGATSGRVIVGTWSDHQLTTTEVHRFPNAIFSLGQHDYWNITSLWAEVRTGLTKAAASLPKGATLSSVGVDTWGVDHALLNDEGRLVFPTHAYRDARTQAGLNSLLNTRAALARIYAATGIPAVFFNSSFQLAETVASNPAITDLATRCLFLPDYFNYLLSGKMTNGFAIASTTQLLDVHGDDWSREALDYFRVPPTWLTKPVKTGSKLGRVKGLPELAKTTVVAVPGHDTTCAYDAMPAAPEGGDIFLSSGTWSLVGFENDAPILGPEALAARVANDRTGRGEYRPLVNVIGLWLLERTLDAFPSRPTKDREWRALIKAAATLPAPKCLIDVADPAFANPKSMKAAIDAHLKARKAKPPRELAGYMRLICDSLGQGHADVIQRFQEFSGKTFHRVLMVGGGAKNRLLCQATANASGLPVHAFQLEGSAIGNLANQLIALKAVKNLAAFRASLSQQLKPTVYTPAG; this is encoded by the coding sequence ATGTCTCCCCTCTACTGCGCCGCCGTTGACCTCGGTGCGACCTCCGGTCGCGTGATTGTCGGCACCTGGTCCGACCACCAGCTCACCACCACCGAAGTCCATCGCTTCCCCAACGCCATTTTTAGCCTCGGTCAGCACGACTACTGGAATATCACCTCCCTCTGGGCCGAGGTCCGCACCGGCCTGACCAAAGCCGCCGCCAGCCTGCCCAAAGGCGCCACCCTCTCCTCCGTCGGCGTCGACACCTGGGGCGTCGACCACGCCCTGCTCAACGACGAGGGCCGCCTCGTTTTCCCGACGCACGCCTACCGCGACGCCCGCACTCAGGCAGGCCTCAACTCGCTGCTCAACACCCGCGCCGCCCTCGCCCGCATCTACGCCGCCACCGGCATTCCCGCGGTGTTTTTTAACAGCTCCTTCCAGCTCGCCGAGACCGTCGCCTCCAACCCGGCCATCACCGACCTCGCCACCCGCTGCCTCTTCCTGCCCGACTATTTCAACTACCTGCTGTCGGGCAAAATGACCAATGGCTTCGCCATCGCGTCCACCACCCAACTGCTCGATGTCCATGGCGACGACTGGTCCCGCGAGGCCCTCGACTACTTCCGTGTGCCGCCCACGTGGCTGACCAAACCCGTCAAAACCGGCAGCAAACTCGGCCGCGTCAAAGGTCTGCCCGAGCTCGCCAAGACCACGGTCGTCGCCGTCCCCGGTCACGACACCACCTGCGCCTACGACGCCATGCCCGCCGCGCCCGAAGGCGGTGACATTTTCCTGAGCTCCGGCACCTGGTCGCTCGTTGGATTCGAAAACGACGCCCCCATTCTCGGCCCCGAGGCCCTCGCCGCCCGCGTGGCCAATGACCGCACTGGCCGCGGCGAATATCGCCCCTTGGTCAACGTCATCGGCCTGTGGCTGCTCGAACGCACCCTCGACGCTTTCCCGTCCCGCCCGACCAAGGACCGCGAGTGGCGCGCCCTCATCAAAGCCGCGGCCACCCTGCCCGCCCCCAAGTGCCTCATTGATGTCGCCGATCCCGCCTTCGCCAACCCGAAGTCGATGAAGGCCGCCATCGACGCCCACCTCAAAGCCCGCAAAGCCAAGCCGCCGCGCGAACTCGCCGGCTACATGCGCCTCATCTGCGACTCCCTCGGCCAGGGCCACGCCGATGTCATTCAGCGTTTTCAGGAATTCTCCGGCAAAACCTTCCACCGTGTGCTCATGGTCGGCGGCGGCGCGAAGAACCGCCTGCTCTGTCAGGCCACGGCCAACGCTTCCGGTCTGCCGGTGCACGCCTTCCAACTCGAAGGCTCCGCCATCGGCAACCTCGCCAACCAACTCATCGCGCTGAAAGCCGTCAAAAACCTCGCCGCCTTCCGCGCCTCCCTGAGCCAACAACTCAAACCCACCGTCTACACACCGGCCGGTTGA
- a CDS encoding MBL fold metallo-hydrolase, with protein MVIERAPLEDELGDVLDKAIDRSGMTDAEVAEQAEITLDRLRNAIDYTERLAPAEISRLAAVLGLSEVGSQAVSSEAYPLPEISGLPFCLYPLRMPHGIGVANAYLIADCCADWGVLFDTGTGADGLWRSWPQKIKRVAAVFLTHYETEHCGGLAAVRERFRDVPVFGPAADGRPAGVIALEDGAVVREQSLAVEVWSTPGHAEGHHCYAVKVPGAPHGRPLLVSGDLIFAGSVGGAFFCAKRLNSSLEGVLARCAPETVVAPGHGPLTTIANERRFNPFLAE; from the coding sequence ATGGTTATCGAACGCGCACCATTGGAAGACGAGTTGGGCGATGTGCTCGACAAGGCCATTGATCGCAGCGGGATGACCGACGCCGAGGTGGCGGAGCAGGCCGAAATTACGCTCGATCGCCTGCGCAACGCCATCGACTACACGGAGCGTTTGGCACCGGCCGAAATCAGTCGCCTGGCCGCCGTGCTGGGGCTGAGCGAGGTGGGCAGTCAGGCGGTGTCGAGTGAGGCTTATCCGCTCCCCGAGATTTCGGGTCTGCCGTTTTGCCTCTATCCGCTGCGCATGCCGCACGGCATCGGCGTGGCCAACGCCTATCTGATCGCGGATTGTTGTGCGGATTGGGGCGTGCTTTTCGATACCGGCACGGGCGCGGATGGACTGTGGCGATCCTGGCCGCAGAAAATCAAACGGGTCGCGGCGGTGTTTTTGACGCATTACGAAACCGAACACTGCGGTGGACTCGCAGCCGTGCGGGAGCGCTTTCGGGATGTGCCGGTGTTTGGACCAGCCGCGGACGGACGACCGGCCGGAGTGATCGCCCTGGAAGACGGCGCAGTGGTGCGGGAGCAGAGTCTGGCGGTGGAAGTGTGGTCGACGCCCGGTCACGCGGAAGGGCATCACTGTTATGCGGTTAAAGTGCCCGGCGCCCCGCATGGTCGGCCGCTCTTGGTGAGTGGGGATCTGATCTTTGCCGGCTCGGTGGGCGGCGCGTTCTTTTGTGCGAAACGACTGAATTCCAGTCTGGAAGGTGTGTTGGCGCGCTGTGCACCGGAGACGGTGGTGGCGCCCGGTCACGGACCGCTTACGACCATTGCCAACGAGCGGCGCTTCAACCCTTTCTTGGCGGAGTAG
- a CDS encoding AraC family transcriptional regulator, which yields MPHLSPLPDFSRYLPVATAAEPWGVAVTGGGRFRAAAGERYPSRGHPDDHYFEWTSGRVLGALQVVMIAEGSGEFESRVTGTQPLEAGQVMVLLPGMWHRYRPLARKGWTEKWVELGGQVPAALQSRGVLDTAGAVRLPARPQECERLLDEIHALIQRGPEVQAGRLAGAALTLLAELGDQMDAAEQERPVDGAINQAQRWLEGDDLELALLAGPELARRLGVGYSYFRREFRRRTGVSPQQYQLRARLQRAQRLLGATERSIKEIGDRLGFSSPYHFSAAFKAQYGVSPREWRKRG from the coding sequence ATGCCGCATCTGTCGCCGCTCCCGGATTTTTCCCGCTATCTGCCGGTGGCGACGGCGGCGGAACCGTGGGGCGTGGCGGTGACGGGCGGCGGACGTTTCCGGGCGGCGGCGGGGGAGCGTTACCCCTCGCGCGGGCATCCGGATGACCACTATTTTGAATGGACCAGCGGGCGGGTGTTGGGCGCGCTGCAGGTGGTGATGATCGCGGAGGGCAGCGGCGAATTTGAGAGTCGGGTCACGGGCACGCAGCCGTTGGAAGCGGGGCAGGTGATGGTCCTGTTGCCCGGAATGTGGCACCGCTACCGGCCACTGGCGCGCAAGGGGTGGACGGAGAAGTGGGTGGAGCTCGGCGGGCAGGTGCCGGCGGCGCTGCAGAGTAGGGGTGTTTTGGATACGGCGGGCGCGGTGCGTTTGCCGGCGCGACCGCAGGAATGCGAGCGGCTGCTCGATGAGATTCACGCGTTGATCCAGCGCGGGCCGGAGGTGCAGGCGGGGAGACTGGCGGGGGCGGCGTTGACGTTATTGGCGGAGCTGGGCGACCAAATGGACGCAGCGGAGCAGGAGCGGCCGGTCGATGGGGCGATCAATCAAGCGCAGCGTTGGCTGGAGGGCGACGACTTGGAGTTGGCGTTGCTGGCGGGCCCGGAGTTGGCGCGGCGGCTGGGCGTGGGGTATTCTTATTTCCGGCGCGAGTTTCGGCGCCGCACGGGTGTGTCACCGCAGCAGTATCAGTTGCGCGCGCGGTTGCAGCGGGCGCAGCGGCTGCTGGGTGCGACGGAGCGCTCGATCAAGGAGATCGGCGACCGGCTGGGTTTCAGTTCGCCGTATCACTTCTCGGCGGCGTTTAAGGCGCAGTATGGCGTGTCACCGCGAGAG